The Nematostella vectensis chromosome 11, jaNemVect1.1, whole genome shotgun sequence nucleotide sequence CATCTTCTACGTGGCAGTACTCTTGCCGTTGGTGTGTGCAAAGTCAAAGCCTGCGCTTAAACCAAAGGACCTGTCTCCGGATGATTTAAAAAACGTGTTTTTTAGCAACCCTAATAATGGTCACAATGGGAAACACAGGAAACATTTACCCGTGACGAAGAAGATATTCGCCTCAACAGGTAATAAACAATGGGAAACCAGCAAGATGGCTAAAGAAATTAACCCTACTGATGGCTGGGTAACGAAATGCCGAGGTCTCGAATGCATCAGCACGGTCTCCGGCGACTCCTCGGAGAGTTTTCTTACAAAAGCATTAAACATACTTGACAAATACTCGCCAGATTATTCCTCGCCGACGACCAAACGAACCGACATCGGTAGTATGACTCTTGCACGACTACTTGCGACGTCGAAAGTCGTTGAAGATTCTGCCGATAAAAGAAAGGTTATTAAATTACCGACTCCACCCGCGCCGCACGACAGGACAACAAAACGAACATCGATACATCATACGAACTTCACAACGGTCGTGAACTTTCCACCGACGCGaaaacacaagaaaaacacaacacaactGAACCATTCTAAACCTGACAAGGGCTCAATCGTTGAACGATTACTTGACCGGACAAAGTTTGTTGACATCAGTCCGACGAAACGAGTTGTAATCAAGGGCGGGTCAAAGGGATTATTTAAAACACCCAATTACAAAAAGCAGAGCTTTCCATTTTATGGAGATTATAGAGGGTTTGGTGAGGGTTGGAATAATGCATTGTATCTTGGACCAGGAACACGCCGAGAGCACTATAATGGAATGGACCCGTACGGCAATGGCGGGCACTATCACGTGATGGACCCCTCCTATGGAACCAAATCAGGGGCAGTGCACTTCATGGGACCCAAATACGGGCATTTCCACGGCATCGGGGGCCACATTGGTGGAAGACATTTTCCGATGGGCGAGCATCACCAGTGGGGGACAGGGCAGCACCTACATGTTATGGATCCATCATATGGTGGAATGGGCCCTGATAGTATGGTCCATTTTCCAATGGCAGTCCCTCCGGGCTCTATCGCTCACGTAAATCACGTCCCAGCACCCATTAATATGGGAGTGAATTTAGGCGGACCTGGGTTTCATCTGGAGAGCCCTGTGGAAGGATTCTCCCCACCCGATATGGTCCCAATGCCGGGTCCACCAAGGCCCGTTCCAATCCCTTTTCCGGTACCAGTGAACCACCCCCCTCGGGTCGAGCACGTCCCCTTTCCAGTCCCTGTGGAGGGACCTCCCAGAATCCATCCCGTCATTGTTCCTTTCCATACTCCCCCACGTGTTGAGCACGTGCCATTCCCCATACCAGTCCACTCCCCGCCACAAATCGAAAAAGTGCCGATACCTTTTCCATACCCcgtgccctccccccctcagATAAAGCCCATGCCCTACCCGGTCCCAGTCCCCGTGCGTCAGCCACCGATGATCCAGAGGTTCTACTACCCCGTCCCAGTCTCTAGACCGGGTCAGATTCATCACATCCCTTACCCTATCTACATTCGGGGCCCTGCTGAAGTCAGACATGTCCCTTACCCTGTCCCTATACGTTCCCCTCCTGAGCAAGTCCCGGTTcccgtcccctcccctcctgaGATCTTTTTTCAGCGCGTCCCGTACCCTGTACCGGTGCCAAGCGTAGAAAGAGTACACACTCACTCACGTCACTTTTACTTCCCAGGTAACTAATCGAACCTTTCTTAACTGTTAACTTAAAAGGAAGCATATGTATAAATTACACTCttcttttataagaacgtctaaatttcagttgaggctggccTGTACTTATTTtggggacattttaaggctgaatatgttcttaacgatgttcttaaatttttatgtatataagaatataacacccaattaattatttggaagagaattgcactaatgatcaataccaataataaggttgttactacaatttttttgttattacattttcaggactaaaaaaataaaaaaataatctgctatctgagcctcggcatgttcttaaaattaggtggaatctcaggctggacgttcttataaaaatggtttttataaaaaaaagtgtagtCTGATGATATTGTTGAAAACTCATTATCAACATCTCAATATCTCCTAATCCAAGTGATTACGGGTCGTCTTAAAAGTAGGAGCCTCCTGTCAACATAAGGAATGGAACGGGAGCAGTGATCGTTAAACTGAAAATTTGGGGGCTGAAAATAATTTTGGAATTGTATTTGATGTTAATTTGATTGTATCAGAGCATGCTCCGAGAGTAAATGTAATAGTTTTTTATTCTcaaaatgctaaaaaaaaataggtaaaATCTTCATTCGTTATTCTCGATTTGATCTTAAGCCTTGCTCCGTGATTGCGTTTGGGACTATTTAGTGATTAAATCATGTATTGTTTTAaatgttgctgttttttttattttttagcaaAGACAAGCGGTCAATGTAATGTCAATCCGTGTATCAATGGCGGGTCTTGTACCGCTATGATAGACACATACAGATGCCACTGCCCTCCTGGATACCACG carries:
- the LOC5505461 gene encoding uncharacterized protein LOC5505461, translated to MRLMSPKIRIIFYVAVLLPLVCAKSKPALKPKDLSPDDLKNVFFSNPNNGHNGKHRKHLPVTKKIFASTGTRREHYNGMDPYGNGGHYHVMDPSYGTKSGAVHFMGPKYGHFHGIGGHIGGRHFPMGEHHQWGTGQHLHVMDPSYGGMGPDSMVHFPMAVPPGSIAHVNHVPAPINMGVNLGGPGFHLESPVEGFSPPDMVPMPGPPRPVPIPFPVPVNHPPRVEHVPFPVPVEGPPRIHPVIVPFHTPPRVEHVPFPIPVHSPPQIEKVPIPFPYPVPSPPQIKPMPYPVPVPVRQPPMIQRFYYPVPVSRPGQIHHIPYPIYIRGPAEVRHVPYPVPIRSPPEQVPVPVPSPPEIFFQRVPYPVPVPSVERVHTHSRHFYFPAKTSGQCNVNPCINGGSCTAMIDTYRCHCPPGYHGTHCEEQSLCHVNPCKNFGVCSEVEKDYECSCQRGYKGKNCEHSDPCYPSPCKNAGTCVEVGDSYQCSCHVGWIGKDCGTESKCLPINPCQNGGTCSESLGTYRCNCMSGWQGLSCEVSAPDTSAVGCGSCHPNAYCMMDKCVCNPGYIGDGITCDVTGHEDEKRVLHRGFMKNKKSKMTKVH